In a genomic window of uncultured Sphaerochaeta sp.:
- a CDS encoding M28 family peptidase — translation MRIPLFHKRPKPPTLTGAQTTHRTQKIETLKAGRLASLALSFTSRIIESIGARLAGSESCRLAAAEIEKELASFCDTAEQSSFELESGVHSLPLKVAVILYPVLVLLQLIGLPYLSFMLFLLYGWYAGKELYLYKPLSIRFLKRDEGVNVHAVLQPKGPVEQTILFTSHHDSAPLYSYNRLDRLTYAKKVGLPVFLFLGSGLLSMVQILSELVSGLLLLPNVPSIASLILLLLFLFSTPLLLGLWNFHSETGSPGAGDNLVSVGMIIQLARYFHWKRSCNSPLSSTRLVFCSFDAEEMGLRGSREWYRKNRPDLDSALVLNFDCVYHSDQLTFLERDVNGHQMLDSSLARRCAEIAQSMGYPATCESIPRLSGGTDAAEASRAQLKACTLTSVGWDDRTKPSVYHTEDDTVDSIDPKAVEMALSVAIRLVELVDQKKLWEADLPKQEKQKEEESDPKLVFSKLTHR, via the coding sequence ATGAGGATTCCTCTCTTTCATAAGCGTCCCAAACCTCCCACATTGACGGGAGCCCAGACGACCCATCGAACACAAAAGATCGAGACCCTGAAAGCAGGTCGTCTCGCTTCTCTTGCGCTCTCTTTCACCTCCCGCATCATAGAAAGCATCGGAGCCCGGCTTGCAGGCAGCGAGAGTTGCCGCCTTGCCGCCGCAGAGATAGAGAAAGAGTTGGCCTCCTTTTGCGACACTGCCGAACAAAGTTCCTTTGAGCTGGAATCGGGGGTCCACTCCTTGCCGCTGAAAGTCGCCGTCATTCTCTATCCGGTGCTTGTGCTGCTTCAGCTCATCGGGCTTCCTTATCTCTCGTTCATGCTCTTCCTGCTCTATGGGTGGTATGCAGGAAAAGAGCTGTATCTGTACAAACCTCTCTCCATCCGGTTCCTGAAACGGGATGAAGGGGTGAACGTGCATGCTGTGCTCCAGCCCAAGGGACCCGTGGAACAGACCATTCTGTTCACCAGTCATCATGACAGTGCACCTCTGTATTCCTACAATAGGCTCGATAGGCTCACCTATGCAAAGAAAGTGGGGCTTCCTGTGTTTCTTTTCCTGGGCAGCGGGTTGCTGTCGATGGTTCAGATACTCTCCGAACTGGTCAGTGGTCTTTTGCTGTTGCCCAATGTTCCCTCGATCGCAAGCCTCATCCTGCTTCTGCTGTTTCTCTTCTCCACCCCCTTGCTTTTGGGACTCTGGAACTTCCACTCAGAAACAGGCTCCCCTGGTGCGGGAGACAATTTGGTTTCGGTAGGGATGATCATCCAGCTTGCCCGATACTTTCATTGGAAGCGATCGTGCAATTCCCCCCTCTCTTCCACCCGTCTGGTATTCTGCTCTTTTGATGCGGAGGAAATGGGTTTGCGCGGCTCGCGGGAGTGGTATCGGAAGAACAGACCGGATCTGGATTCGGCTTTGGTCCTGAACTTCGACTGTGTGTATCATAGTGACCAACTGACATTCTTGGAACGGGACGTGAATGGGCATCAGATGCTGGACTCCTCTCTTGCCCGCCGCTGTGCAGAGATTGCCCAATCGATGGGGTATCCGGCAACCTGTGAGTCGATCCCCCGGCTCAGCGGAGGCACCGATGCGGCAGAGGCCAGCAGGGCACAGTTGAAAGCCTGTACCCTTACTTCGGTTGGCTGGGATGACAGGACAAAGCCCTCTGTGTATCACACAGAGGATGATACCGTGGATTCCATAGATCCGAAGGCTGTGGAGATGGCGCTTTCGGTTGCCATCCGGCTTGTGGAACTGGTTGACCAAAAGAAGCTCTGGGAAGCAGACCTGCCCAAGCAAGAGAAACAGAAAGAAGAGGAGAGTGATCCCAAACTGGTCTTCTCAAAACTCACGCATCGGTGA
- a CDS encoding YigZ family protein has protein sequence MRLLLERCECELEVRKSRFISIAIPITTSSEIKELVNQTRALHAGANHVVHAAILGERADTFSYSDDHEPKNTAGRPALEVLKGSGITNILVLVVRYFGGTLLGTGGLVKAYGDSVKEVLKLVKTEPLVEKSGFSMTIPYNLYDIVKKRLIEMESTIEHEDFGTEVSLQGSLPSEGKETLASFLTECSNGSSSVQFTDA, from the coding sequence ATGCGTCTTTTGCTTGAACGATGCGAATGCGAATTGGAAGTGCGCAAGTCCCGCTTCATTTCCATCGCAATTCCCATTACAACATCCTCAGAGATCAAGGAACTGGTCAACCAGACCCGTGCGCTCCATGCAGGAGCAAACCATGTGGTACATGCTGCCATTCTTGGAGAACGGGCGGATACCTTTAGCTATAGTGATGACCACGAACCGAAGAATACGGCAGGACGACCAGCCTTGGAGGTTCTCAAAGGCAGTGGCATAACCAATATTCTCGTGCTGGTGGTACGCTACTTCGGAGGGACCTTGCTGGGAACCGGAGGTCTGGTGAAGGCATACGGGGACAGCGTCAAGGAAGTGCTGAAACTGGTGAAGACAGAACCCTTGGTAGAGAAATCAGGCTTTTCCATGACGATACCCTACAACCTCTATGATATCGTTAAAAAACGTCTCATAGAGATGGAGTCGACCATCGAGCATGAGGATTTCGGTACCGAAGTTTCGTTGCAGGGAAGTCTTCCTTCCGAGGGAAAGGAGACGCTTGCATCCTTTCTCACCGAATGCTCAAACGGCAGCAGTTCGGTTCAATTCACCGATGCGTGA
- a CDS encoding aldo/keto reductase has protein sequence MMKRSELGLGTWQFGPSHGFWTEAGEEKAQTLLRFALARGIRHIDTAPAYGNGLSEQRIGSVLASLPNRSEVHISSKFMPKTVATVRQDVEKSLARLKTDYLDTLYLHWPSSTIPLKPILASAYQLVEEGLVRTLGLCNTPLDLLNTLDDIPFTYLQVPCSLLWIRELAATKAFAKERSLKLVGYSPLGLGLLGGHHREKPHDGRASLYVYAPEVYPSFLKLLDTLGQLATKKGCSSAQMALLWAQHQNFSTILVGARSTQQLKESLAGTELVLDEEEESLLDEMAGRLVAHIPASCDNLFGYRW, from the coding sequence ATGATGAAGAGATCTGAGTTGGGTCTGGGCACCTGGCAGTTCGGTCCTTCCCACGGGTTCTGGACGGAAGCCGGGGAAGAGAAGGCCCAAACACTGCTGCGGTTCGCCCTTGCTCGGGGAATCCGTCACATCGATACAGCTCCCGCATACGGCAATGGGCTGAGCGAGCAACGCATAGGCTCAGTCCTTGCCTCCCTTCCAAACCGAAGCGAAGTGCATATCTCCTCCAAATTCATGCCCAAGACGGTTGCGACCGTCAGGCAGGATGTGGAGAAGAGTCTGGCAAGACTGAAGACCGATTACCTCGACACCCTCTATCTGCACTGGCCAAGCAGCACCATTCCCCTGAAGCCAATCCTTGCCTCTGCATACCAGTTGGTTGAGGAAGGACTCGTGCGTACCCTAGGGCTTTGCAATACTCCCCTTGATCTGCTGAACACACTTGACGACATACCGTTCACCTACCTGCAGGTTCCCTGTTCCCTGCTCTGGATACGAGAACTGGCAGCAACTAAAGCCTTTGCCAAGGAACGTTCCCTCAAACTGGTGGGGTACAGTCCTCTCGGACTGGGGCTCTTGGGAGGCCATCATCGCGAAAAACCCCATGACGGGCGGGCATCACTCTATGTCTATGCACCGGAAGTCTACCCATCCTTCCTGAAACTACTGGATACGCTTGGTCAACTAGCCACCAAAAAAGGTTGTTCCTCTGCCCAGATGGCACTTCTCTGGGCACAGCACCAGAATTTTTCCACCATCTTGGTAGGGGCGCGTTCCACACAACAACTGAAAGAGTCATTGGCCGGTACAGAACTTGTGCTTGACGAGGAAGAAGAATCGTTGTTGGATGAGATGGCAGGTCGCTTGGTCGCTCATATACCCGCTTCCTGTGATAATCTGTTCGGATACAGGTGGTAG
- a CDS encoding 8-oxo-dGTP diphosphatase, translated as MILQTIEQYYTWALIAILLLNFTQRKIPGTNKKRFATIYLASILLLFEVGVVTILARDWNHNLAWVVALVCVALLYFLRNKALPFRLHCVECNARLDFNHVIGHDDNLCQDCYDKAHPEEAAKREEKAQKTSETPAVLVSTDKDAASVDDIDWDVWEPTEICVITYLFHEDKVLLIDKKTGLGKGLVNAPGGHIEETETALEAAKREFTEETHLSVDNLRLVGKLNFQFRDGLAERGYVYFADTYEGEMQETDEARPFWCPVSEIPYDRMWADDLHWLPLAMEGKRFEGFFIFDDQVMVDKRITLEEDDEEI; from the coding sequence ATGATCTTGCAAACCATCGAACAATACTATACTTGGGCTCTGATCGCCATCCTTCTGCTCAATTTCACCCAGCGAAAAATTCCTGGGACCAACAAGAAGCGGTTCGCTACCATCTATTTGGCTTCCATTCTCCTGCTCTTTGAAGTAGGGGTGGTGACCATCCTCGCCAGGGATTGGAATCACAACCTTGCATGGGTGGTTGCTCTGGTGTGTGTGGCACTGCTCTACTTCCTGAGAAATAAGGCTCTTCCGTTCCGCCTGCACTGTGTTGAGTGCAACGCCCGCCTGGACTTCAACCATGTCATCGGGCACGATGACAACCTTTGCCAGGACTGCTATGACAAGGCACATCCTGAGGAAGCTGCCAAGCGTGAGGAGAAAGCACAGAAAACGAGCGAGACACCCGCAGTTTTGGTGAGCACCGATAAGGATGCCGCCTCGGTTGACGATATCGACTGGGATGTCTGGGAACCAACGGAAATCTGTGTCATCACCTACCTCTTCCATGAAGACAAGGTCCTGCTGATTGACAAGAAAACTGGCCTTGGAAAGGGCTTGGTCAATGCACCGGGCGGACACATTGAGGAAACAGAGACAGCACTTGAGGCTGCCAAGCGAGAGTTCACAGAGGAGACGCACCTCTCTGTTGACAACCTGAGGTTGGTGGGCAAGCTGAACTTCCAATTCCGTGACGGGCTTGCAGAACGTGGCTATGTCTACTTTGCCGACACCTACGAAGGGGAGATGCAGGAGACCGATGAAGCCAGACCCTTCTGGTGTCCGGTCAGCGAGATTCCCTACGACAGGATGTGGGCTGATGACCTGCATTGGCTTCCCCTTGCGATGGAAGGAAAACGGTTTGAAGGTTTCTTCATCTTTGATGACCAGGTGATGGTGGATAAGCGCATAACCCTGGAAGAGGATGATGAAGAGATCTGA
- the deoC gene encoding deoxyribose-phosphate aldolase has product MKQDDIAKYIDHTVLAANATRDKIEQICKEADQYHFASVCVNSCWVDLCAKLLEKSEVMVCTVVGFPLGAMSTESKAYEAKKAVLAGADEVDMVINIGHLKNHDDDLVQDDIAAVKAVCGKAHLKVIIETCLLTDEEKVRACRIAKLAGADFVKTSTGFSTGGATVEDIKLMRKTVGPELGVKASGGVRTYADAKAMIDAGATRIGASAGIAIVEGQHGAN; this is encoded by the coding sequence ATGAAACAAGATGATATCGCCAAGTATATCGATCACACGGTGCTCGCAGCGAATGCGACTCGAGACAAGATTGAACAGATTTGCAAGGAAGCTGACCAGTACCACTTCGCATCGGTCTGTGTGAACAGCTGTTGGGTTGATCTGTGTGCAAAGCTTCTGGAAAAGAGCGAGGTGATGGTGTGCACCGTGGTCGGATTCCCCTTGGGGGCAATGTCCACCGAAAGCAAGGCCTATGAAGCCAAGAAGGCCGTGCTGGCTGGGGCTGACGAAGTTGATATGGTCATCAACATCGGGCATCTGAAGAACCATGATGATGACTTGGTGCAGGATGATATTGCTGCAGTAAAGGCGGTTTGTGGGAAGGCTCATCTGAAAGTGATCATCGAGACGTGCTTGCTGACTGATGAGGAGAAGGTGCGGGCTTGCAGGATTGCCAAGCTAGCCGGTGCAGACTTTGTGAAAACCTCCACAGGATTCTCCACTGGTGGGGCAACCGTTGAGGACATCAAGCTGATGCGCAAGACAGTAGGGCCTGAGTTGGGAGTCAAAGCCTCAGGTGGCGTACGCACCTATGCGGATGCGAAGGCGATGATTGATGCAGGAGCTACCAGAATCGGAGCCAGTGCCGGCATTGCCATCGTAGAGGGCCAGCATGGGGCGAATTGA
- a CDS encoding thymidine kinase: MGRIEQKTGGTDFLKSLGFPTLDVHDTFSHFDFTLPGRRVLLIGPMGSGKTEFAARVWRDAAIAQKKGEKVRSLTSSGEVDRRKVFFIRSEIDGARFSDYPEDALCYRSGYVSCGENIARIRDSFGLERVLADNPTVGTFIIDEASFFDERLAYVVRNHSYERGVMFIFPTLILNFRRDLFNSTARLMLDIATDVIPLTAYCEHPDCINDAFYTYRYYQVEGKECPALYFDPLIIVGGDSHKDSSLEPNYAARCDEHHYLPGKEYTFFHLKPLGEAAARGEEKPLKTELYALKHDIKQSMLYQNFCERYRGRKDEEIFFNALKPQNIAEKALIFLFCEQNLVPEELLLRLVSDLDLDTAYLGKVLADNKRPVSFAQPFLF, from the coding sequence ATGGGGCGAATTGAGCAGAAGACTGGGGGGACGGATTTTCTCAAGAGCCTGGGGTTTCCCACACTTGATGTCCATGATACGTTCTCCCATTTCGATTTTACCTTGCCTGGACGAAGAGTCCTGCTTATAGGTCCCATGGGTTCGGGCAAAACTGAGTTTGCAGCCCGGGTATGGCGTGATGCGGCAATCGCCCAAAAGAAGGGTGAGAAAGTCCGCTCCCTTACCAGCAGTGGCGAGGTTGACCGACGCAAGGTGTTTTTCATCCGCTCTGAAATTGACGGGGCCCGTTTCTCCGACTATCCCGAGGATGCTCTCTGTTACCGAAGCGGGTACGTCAGTTGTGGGGAAAATATCGCCAGGATCCGGGACTCATTCGGTCTTGAACGAGTGCTTGCCGACAATCCGACAGTCGGTACCTTCATCATTGATGAGGCATCATTTTTTGACGAGCGGCTGGCTTATGTGGTGCGCAACCACAGCTACGAGCGTGGGGTGATGTTCATTTTCCCCACCCTTATCCTCAATTTCCGCAGGGACCTCTTCAACTCAACGGCCCGGTTGATGCTCGACATTGCAACTGATGTGATTCCCTTGACCGCCTACTGCGAGCATCCTGATTGCATCAATGATGCCTTTTATACCTACCGCTACTATCAGGTGGAAGGAAAGGAGTGCCCGGCACTCTATTTTGATCCCCTGATCATTGTCGGAGGGGATTCGCATAAGGACAGCTCCCTTGAACCCAACTACGCCGCCCGTTGTGACGAACACCACTACCTTCCGGGCAAGGAGTATACCTTCTTCCATCTGAAGCCACTGGGAGAGGCAGCTGCCCGTGGGGAAGAGAAACCTCTGAAAACCGAGCTGTATGCACTCAAGCATGACATCAAGCAGTCGATGCTCTACCAGAACTTCTGTGAGCGGTACCGTGGTCGCAAGGATGAGGAAATCTTCTTCAATGCACTCAAGCCGCAGAATATCGCGGAAAAGGCTTTGATTTTCCTCTTCTGTGAGCAGAATCTTGTTCCCGAGGAGCTCTTGCTGCGGCTGGTTTCAGACCTTGATCTCGACACTGCATATCTGGGCAAGGTTCTTGCCGACAACAAGCGCCCTGTCTCCTTTGCACAGCCCTTCCTTTTTTAG
- a CDS encoding sugar phosphate isomerase/epimerase family protein gives MKHLGFRAHDLGTFDSATQLASAIATYGPSIPIQLAIRKVLRDAPMSSSYTEAFIKNLHDELAAKGASVAVFGCYINPVHPDKAIRDEQLSSFEQHLKFANLLGCPLVGTETGSLNADCSFHPDTAEPKVLDVLYRSIERLVEAAVKYDAIVGVEAVSKQHTISTIERMAALVEKFDTPHLKVIYDPINLVPWTGLAEQDGSSRGKPSIEAQRTFVNAALDAFGPRIAALHVKDYRLDSNGYKIGDLPVGEGVFDWKDLFSELRKRSIEVPALLENANPATLADTLSLLSTY, from the coding sequence ATGAAACACCTAGGATTCAGAGCCCATGACTTGGGCACATTCGATTCAGCAACACAGTTGGCTTCGGCCATCGCCACCTATGGGCCTTCCATTCCCATCCAGCTTGCCATCCGCAAGGTGCTCAGGGATGCCCCCATGTCCAGTTCCTACACCGAAGCATTCATCAAGAACCTGCATGATGAGCTTGCTGCCAAAGGTGCCTCTGTAGCGGTCTTTGGCTGCTACATCAATCCGGTTCATCCGGATAAGGCAATCAGGGACGAGCAGCTCTCCTCATTCGAACAACACCTCAAGTTTGCCAATCTCCTTGGCTGCCCCTTGGTAGGAACCGAAACCGGCTCGCTCAATGCTGACTGCTCCTTCCACCCTGATACTGCAGAACCAAAGGTACTCGATGTCCTCTACCGGAGCATTGAACGCCTTGTGGAGGCTGCAGTCAAGTATGATGCCATCGTTGGGGTTGAAGCGGTAAGCAAACAGCACACGATAAGCACCATAGAACGGATGGCCGCTTTGGTGGAAAAGTTCGACACCCCCCACCTCAAGGTCATCTACGACCCGATCAACCTCGTACCGTGGACAGGCCTGGCCGAACAGGATGGAAGCAGCAGGGGCAAGCCGTCGATTGAGGCTCAGCGAACCTTCGTCAACGCAGCCCTCGATGCCTTCGGTCCACGCATTGCAGCCCTCCATGTCAAGGATTATCGCCTAGACTCCAATGGCTACAAAATCGGGGACCTTCCCGTCGGCGAAGGGGTCTTCGACTGGAAGGACCTGTTCTCCGAACTGAGAAAACGGTCGATTGAGGTCCCAGCCTTGCTTGAGAATGCAAACCCTGCAACCTTGGCCGATACCCTCTCGCTCCTCTCTACATACTGA
- a CDS encoding glycosyl hydrolase family 28 protein encodes MKEFALSEFGAQGNGTFDNTQVFEKAFQAVCDGGVLHIGKGTYLTGPLCLKGKEIVLDFAEGSVIRFIADETLYRPVLSRWEGVNCYCMHPCFLITESDGIILKGNGVIEGNGSLWWKKANEKRNTQMGPVSPMEQELARLNLGYETQQGGGGGRQSQFLRPPLVQILRSNNVKLEGLTLQDSPFWTLHPLYSTNVILKDMKIHNPKDAPNTDGIDVDSCGFVTIKDCDVDVGDDGIALKSGSGPDGIATGLSTHDVLIQGCTVRNAHGGAVIGSETAAGIHAVKVQDCFFDGTDRGIRIKTRRGRGGAISNLHFSAIRTRRNLCALTLNMYYRCGSLDPEEFSLQKMPVVSTTPSIADVLIENCRMEECTASAAFIVGLPEQPIRGLEIRNCFFSVAEEHLQDVNESEMYAGLPTPSSRGIRLRNASYTLKDVVVEGTDQPFCIEDGVVSLS; translated from the coding sequence GTGAAGGAGTTTGCACTCAGCGAATTTGGGGCACAAGGAAACGGCACGTTTGACAATACACAGGTCTTTGAAAAGGCTTTTCAGGCAGTCTGTGACGGAGGCGTATTGCACATTGGAAAGGGAACCTACCTCACCGGTCCTCTGTGTCTCAAGGGAAAGGAAATCGTTCTTGATTTCGCAGAAGGCTCGGTCATCCGCTTTATTGCTGACGAAACGCTGTACCGGCCGGTCCTCTCGCGCTGGGAGGGAGTGAATTGCTACTGCATGCATCCCTGCTTTCTCATCACCGAGAGCGATGGCATCATTCTCAAGGGAAACGGTGTCATCGAAGGCAATGGAAGCTTGTGGTGGAAGAAGGCAAACGAGAAGAGGAACACCCAAATGGGCCCTGTCTCCCCTATGGAGCAGGAGCTTGCCCGACTCAATCTCGGGTATGAGACACAGCAAGGGGGAGGGGGAGGCCGGCAAAGCCAGTTCCTGCGTCCGCCCTTGGTGCAGATCCTGAGGAGTAATAATGTGAAGCTTGAAGGCCTGACCCTCCAGGACAGCCCCTTCTGGACACTCCACCCTCTCTACAGCACCAATGTGATCCTGAAGGATATGAAAATCCACAACCCCAAGGATGCCCCCAATACCGATGGCATCGATGTTGACTCCTGCGGTTTTGTCACCATCAAGGATTGCGACGTGGATGTGGGAGATGATGGGATAGCGCTCAAGAGCGGCAGTGGACCTGACGGGATTGCCACGGGCCTTTCAACCCACGATGTCCTCATCCAGGGATGTACTGTCAGGAATGCCCATGGGGGAGCGGTCATCGGCAGTGAAACTGCAGCAGGCATCCATGCTGTCAAGGTGCAGGATTGCTTCTTCGATGGAACCGATCGGGGAATCCGGATCAAGACTCGACGAGGCAGGGGAGGAGCAATTTCCAACCTCCATTTCTCAGCCATCCGAACGAGAAGAAACCTCTGTGCACTCACCCTGAATATGTACTATCGCTGTGGAAGTCTGGACCCGGAGGAGTTCTCCTTGCAAAAAATGCCGGTTGTCTCCACAACCCCAAGCATTGCAGATGTCCTCATTGAGAATTGCCGCATGGAAGAGTGCACCGCTTCTGCTGCCTTCATTGTCGGTCTTCCCGAACAACCGATCAGAGGTCTGGAGATTCGAAACTGCTTCTTCTCAGTTGCCGAAGAGCATCTTCAGGATGTCAATGAGAGCGAGATGTATGCAGGTCTTCCCACTCCAAGCTCACGAGGGATTCGGTTGCGAAATGCATCCTATACGCTCAAGGATGTGGTGGTGGAAGGCACTGATCAGCCGTTCTGCATAGAAGATGGGGTTGTCTCCCTCTCCTAG
- a CDS encoding ABC transporter ATP-binding protein — MEKKSVSVTLEHVTKKFKDVKGKADVIAVNDSHFVIEPGELVTLLGPSGCGKTTTLRMIAGFELPTEGKIYIGNEEVTMLPPNKRDTATMFQSYGLFPHMTVFDNVAYGLKLRKVPQEEITKRVNETLELVGLATYGDRAPSKLSGGQQQRVALARSLIVTPSVLLLDEPLSNLDALLREQMRVEIRKIQKELGITAVYVTHDRVEAMSLSDRVVVMKNGYIRQIGSPSEIYEDPNSRFVAGFVGKAAFFPVTVTKHDKKVWTCQLGDKEVLVERAADDVEVGSDAVLMARPESLRVVESGAGKIEGKVRMNVYLGNSLEAFIHTSFGEVLVQIDDPHAKKVFKEGEAVSIDFTADRVRLLNKNEA, encoded by the coding sequence ATGGAAAAGAAAAGCGTATCGGTAACCCTTGAGCATGTAACAAAGAAATTCAAGGACGTAAAAGGAAAGGCTGACGTCATTGCTGTCAATGATTCGCACTTTGTCATCGAACCGGGAGAACTGGTGACCTTGCTCGGTCCCTCCGGTTGCGGAAAAACCACCACCTTGCGGATGATTGCAGGATTTGAGCTTCCCACCGAAGGAAAAATCTACATCGGCAACGAGGAAGTGACCATGCTGCCGCCGAACAAGCGTGACACGGCAACCATGTTCCAGAGCTACGGCCTCTTCCCCCATATGACGGTCTTTGACAATGTCGCCTATGGTCTGAAGCTGAGAAAGGTTCCGCAAGAGGAAATCACCAAACGGGTCAATGAGACTTTGGAGCTGGTTGGTCTTGCAACCTATGGCGATCGTGCCCCTTCCAAGCTCTCTGGAGGTCAGCAGCAGCGCGTGGCTCTGGCCCGCAGCCTCATCGTCACCCCATCCGTCCTGCTGTTGGATGAACCGCTCTCGAACCTCGACGCGCTGCTGCGGGAGCAGATGCGCGTTGAAATCCGCAAGATCCAGAAGGAGCTGGGCATCACCGCTGTGTATGTCACCCACGACAGGGTTGAGGCAATGAGCCTTTCCGACCGTGTGGTAGTCATGAAGAACGGGTATATTCGCCAGATAGGCTCACCCAGTGAGATTTATGAGGATCCAAACTCCCGCTTTGTTGCCGGATTCGTCGGCAAGGCTGCGTTCTTCCCCGTCACCGTAACAAAACATGACAAGAAAGTCTGGACTTGCCAGCTTGGCGATAAGGAAGTCCTGGTTGAACGTGCGGCCGATGATGTTGAGGTCGGCAGTGATGCCGTTCTCATGGCTCGTCCCGAATCCTTGAGAGTTGTGGAGAGTGGCGCCGGAAAGATTGAGGGCAAGGTCAGGATGAATGTTTATCTCGGCAACAGCCTTGAGGCATTCATACATACATCCTTTGGTGAAGTCCTTGTCCAGATCGACGACCCCCATGCCAAGAAGGTGTTCAAGGAAGGGGAGGCCGTCTCGATTGACTTCACGGCCGACCGGGTCCGGCTTCTGAACAAGAACGAAGCATAG